In one Candidatus Hepatincola sp. Av genomic region, the following are encoded:
- the rpsO gene encoding 30S ribosomal protein S15 encodes MSLSKEEKEEVIKSFAVTAEDTGSPEVQVAVLTNKIKYLTEHMKEHHKDLHSRRGLLAMVSRRKKLLSYLKAQHEDRYKTLIEKLGLRGVK; translated from the coding sequence ATGTCATTAAGTAAAGAAGAAAAGGAAGAAGTTATTAAATCATTTGCTGTAACAGCTGAAGATACTGGTTCACCAGAGGTGCAAGTAGCAGTATTAACTAATAAAATAAAGTATTTAACTGAACATATGAAAGAGCATCATAAAGACCTTCATTCCAGAAGGGGCTTGTTAGCTATGGTTAGTAGAAGAAAAAAATTGTTATCTTATTTAAAAGCCCAGCATGAGGATAGATACAAAACCTTAATTGAAAAATTAGGGCTAAGAGGAGTAAAATAA
- the truB gene encoding tRNA pseudouridine synthase B produces MEQSNSPKINGWLLVDKPTGITSTEIVRQIKKVLNLKKQKIGHGGTLDPLAEGLLPVAIGEATKTLNYVLNANKEYIFTIQFGMKTDSKDITGQTLATGQKFPTNKEIINILPSFLGKIKQIPPQYSAIKINGERAYNLARNNIMVTMPARVIEVFTLILLEYNIQKSTVTLQAKVSKGTYIRSLAEDIAESVGCLGTILQLKRVSVGLKKENILISGNSLYNLRDNLTKYLVRVEDMLVDILAYTLSEKEFRSIKNGNLQCLQTQTFPQGLLKLMFQGYIVALLESTGTNLKFVRVFNQ; encoded by the coding sequence ATGGAACAGAGTAATTCTCCTAAGATTAATGGCTGGTTATTAGTAGATAAGCCTACAGGAATAACTTCAACCGAAATTGTACGGCAAATTAAAAAGGTTTTGAATTTAAAAAAGCAGAAAATAGGGCATGGAGGGACTTTAGATCCCTTAGCTGAAGGGCTATTACCTGTTGCTATAGGTGAAGCTACCAAAACTTTAAATTATGTTCTCAATGCTAATAAAGAGTACATTTTTACTATTCAGTTTGGTATGAAAACTGATAGTAAAGATATAACAGGGCAAACTCTTGCTACAGGCCAAAAATTTCCTACAAATAAAGAAATTATTAATATTTTACCTAGTTTTTTAGGTAAAATTAAACAAATTCCTCCTCAATATTCTGCCATTAAAATTAATGGGGAAAGAGCCTACAATTTAGCTCGTAACAATATTATGGTTACTATGCCCGCAAGAGTTATAGAGGTCTTTACTTTAATTTTATTAGAATATAATATTCAAAAAAGCACTGTTACCTTGCAAGCTAAAGTATCTAAGGGTACTTATATTCGTTCATTGGCTGAAGATATAGCTGAATCTGTAGGTTGTTTAGGTACAATATTACAGTTAAAAAGGGTAAGTGTAGGCTTAAAAAAAGAAAATATTTTGATTTCTGGGAATTCATTGTATAATTTAAGGGATAATTTAACAAAGTATCTTGTGAGAGTTGAAGATATGCTGGTTGACATCTTGGCATATACTTTAAGTGAAAAAGAATTCCGTTCTATAAAAAATGGTAATTTACAATGTTTGCAAACACAAACATTTCCACAAGGTTTACTTAAATTAATGTTTCAAGGATATATAGTAGCATTACTAGAATCCACAGGCACTAATTTAAAATTTGTAAGGGTTTTTAACCAATAA